GAAAGGAAGAAGAACCAGACAATATGGATATTGGGGAATTTGAAGATCCATACggtgatgaatttgaaagtgatgaagaaattataGAATTAGACGATaacaatgatgaagaagatgatgaaatgattgatgaaaattCAACACAAGccaaaattgaagaattagaagccaaagaacaagaacaagaacaacaatcatcaatatatttACCTCATAAATCAAAACCATTAGGACCAGATGAAGTCTTAGAAGCCGATCCAACAGTCTATGAAATGTTGcataatatcaatttacCATGGCCATGTTTGACTGTTGATATTTTACCAGATTCTTTAGGTAATGAAAGAAGATCATATCCAGCAACAGTTTATTTAGCTACTGCGACTCAAGCTGCTAAAGCCAAAGATAATGAATTGTTAGCTATGAAAGCATCTTCATTGGCCAAAACATTAGttaaagatgaaaatgaagaagatgaggaagatgaagacgatgacgatgatgtTGATAGTGATCCAATATTAGATTCAGAATCTATTCCATTAAGACATACTACAAATAGAATAAGAGTAAGCCCTCATGCTCAACAAACTGGGGAATACTTAACTGCTTCAATGTCAGAAAATGGTGAAgtttatatatttgatttactGGCACAATATAAGGCATTTGACACACCAGGTTATATGATTCCTAAATCATCGAAAAGACCAATTCATACTATTCGTGCCCATGGGAATGTTGAAGGTTATGGATTAGATTGGTCTCCATTAGTAAATACAGGGGCTTTATTATCTGGAGATATGTCAGGGAGAATTTATTTAACTAATAGAACGACATCAAGTTGGACCACTGATAAAACTCCATTTTTTGCATCACAatcttcaattgaagatATTCAATGGTCAACTGGTGAAACTACAGTGTTTGC
This genomic stretch from Candida albicans SC5314 chromosome 1, complete sequence harbors:
- a CDS encoding ribosome biosynthesis protein (Ortholog(s) have unfolded protein binding activity, role in ribosome biogenesis and nucleolus localization), with amino-acid sequence MSKRSAEDDLSGNRSTSHTAIKTNKDSLPTTTNGKEEEPDNMDIGEFEDPYGDEFESDEEIIELDDNNDEEDDEMIDENSTQAKIEELEAKEQEQEQQSSIYLPHKSKPLGPDEVLEADPTVYEMLHNINLPWPCLTVDILPDSLGNERRSYPATVYLATATQAAKAKDNELLAMKASSLAKTLVKDENEEDEEDEDDDDDVDSDPILDSESIPLRHTTNRIRVSPHAQQTGEYLTASMSENGEVYIFDLSAQYKAFDTPGYMIPKSSKRPIHTIRAHGNVEGYGLDWSPLVNTGALLSGDMSGRIYLTNRTTSSWTTDKTPFFASQSSIEDIQWSTGETTVFATGGCDGYICIWDTRSKKHKPALSVIASKSDVNVISWSSKINHLLASGHDDGSWGVWDLRNFTNNTTSNPSPVANYDFHKSPITSISFNPLDESIIAVSSEDNTVTLWDLAVEADDEEISQQRKEAQELHDIPPQLLFVHWQRDVKDVRWHPQIPGCLVSTGGDGLNIWKTISV